The DNA region TTTTATAAAATCAGATACAGTGAATTTATAAGCAGTGTTTTAATAAAAACAgtaatttaatttcaaataaatatattacctATTCCTTTATCCTATATATAGGGATCTAATTGGCAAGCCTACTAGATTACAGAGACCAGTAATAATCTAATTCATGATGCCTCATTTGCTTGAATCAATAAACATCTTACATTTGAACCTTATTTTTTATGCTATAAGCCTGATTATTAATTCCTATAAAAATGCTATGCCCCACAAGTTGGCCCAGTAAATGTGACTAGTCTTTTGTCCAAGGCCAAATGCTAGTACTTTGAATATCTGCACACGATTCATcaagcacacacacattcctGCTTCTCTCACACAAGGTCACCAAGGGCAAGCAGCTCTCCTAGTTCTCTTGCTCCTCATAATGAGCATAACCGCTGGCATAAGTCCTTCCTAAATTCAAATTTGTAAACAAATCTGATGACTCAGCATCTGAATCCTTTCCACCTTCATattcttcctcctcatcctcctctgcTTCGTACTCATCCTCCTCCTCATCATGGTAGCCACTCTCCCCATATTTGTCAGATGAAAGGTTCTTCCAATAAGCATCATACCCAGAAGCTCCATCGCCCTCTTCACCTCCAGCCTGCCTGCCAAATTTCAAGGAGCGTGCTACAAAAGAGACATACATATTGGGGTTTTTGTTAGTTCCAATTCTCCAAATACTCATTTTCCTAATATATAAAATCACATGAGCTTCACTGAatgcttcttattcccaaatgGAAAAGTAGATGATATTTCCTTAGTTTTCTCAGGACTATACACACACCATAACAAGTAATAAAGATGATAGTAGCTTTTCGTTAAATGTACAAAaagttagaaaacaaaatgtagaTAAATGTTAACTCTTTGAAGATAGTAAGGTGCATTAAAAGTTAAAACACCCTTCATTCGGTCAACTAAAGTttatttccaaatcacaaaatCAAACAACACAGTTGATTTCATGACCCTACATTTTCCCTAGGATGGCTTTTTTATAATACAAGTATCCTGGAAAACAAAACTTTGCTTTCTTCTGCCTTAGTAGCAATACAAATGTTAGTGCAAAGGATCAGAAAAACCAATCTCACTTCATTGTGCTACTACGTCCTTAATTAAACAAAGTATTATCAGTTGTTCAAAATTATGGTTCCATTCCGCTGTGTTTGATAAACAAATTTGTCTTTAACAAAACTGTTAGCTACACATTTGTAGTAGTCTTATTCCTTCATGAAAAAGTTATATAAAGCCAGAAAACAATTTCCTATAGtactaatatattatatatgcatagTGCTGAAATACTACACACCTAAGAATAGTTTCAGAATAACTTTTGACTTCCAGCTACTAAAGATTATCAACACTTGAATAACACTTGAATATTAAAGATTTATAGTCACTTAATTATTAGTAAGGAAGACTTagcaaacacagaaaaatcatttttccaTCCTAAACATCAGTAGTCACCAATAGTAACTGAGGCAAATGCCAAATATAAATGTGGATATTGAGATacatatataagtgtgtgtgtgtgtgtgtgtattaagtagaaaaattttAGCCATATACTTTTCAAGGCTATAAAATTACCCATATTAAGAGAGCACCTCATCTTTTCAAAGCAGCAGCAACAGTAAGAAAAACAAGGGAAAAGATAAACCGGgggaaaagataaaaagataaagttTAAGCACTTTGGAAAAGCAAAGCACTCCATTGGTATCTTAAGAAGGGCCTTACTTGACATGCTGAGATCCTTGGTCTCCTGAGTTTCATGTCCACATTTAGGACAAGGAGgttgctttcctttttcttgcttaaaCACTTTGCTCCTTGTATGATCATCACAGAAACAAGCCTATAAAGGACAAgtgaaaatacataattaaataaataaaaatataagaatatataagAAGACATCAATCAATATTCCAAGAAAATTCAAAGATGCAGACTTGGTAAGGCAGAGATGAAGAACTTTGTTGAGACTAGTTAACACTCCTGATTTCAATTTCTTGAAGAGTAATAGTTTTTCTGGAACTCTTCTGAACCAAGACCAAATACAAGACAGAGACTAACTATACACAGAGTATGACAAGTAGGCATAAGTATTCATTCATAGATATCTGCGTATTCATCAAGTCCCTGATGACATAATGGTGAACAGTATTTACCACACAAAGTATACAGTCTAACTGGAATAGTGAAGAGGCCATTAGAAGTCACTAAGCATTGAAAGGAAGTGCAAACAAAAGGTACTAAACCAGACATGAGATTTCATGGAAGACTTTCTGAGACATGACATCTTAGCTGAGGCAAGTGCAGTAGAGTAAGCAAAGACTGAAGAGGTTTTCTATGCACAGTGACACAGCACAGGCCACACCTGAAAGGTGAGAGCACGAACACCTGCCACACACTGAAAGCCATCTGGTTAACCGGAGTGAAGCTGGGAGAGCACCACAAGAATGCAAGGACCCCAAAATTTTTCCGAGAGGCAGTGAACTGGCTGCATCTGTTTAGTGATCATTCACAGAAATGCAGGAGACTAAGGAAATGGAACATTAAGGAAATCTTTCACTTTACCCAAACTCTTCTAAGAAGGTGCATTTTGACATTAATTAAGATACTtccagggcaggcatctggcagaGTAGTTacgacacctgcattccacaaaGTACGGTGATTCCATTCCTAGCTCAAAcacctgattacagcttcctgttaatgcagactctggcagACACTGGTgctgactcaagtaactgggttcttgcaaTCCATGGATTGTGTTCCCACCTCCTAGCTTCAACCCAGTCAaggcccagctattgtggacatttgggcagtaaaccagcagatacaaggtctctctctctctctttctccctattaTGTCTACtgctatttctgcctctcaaataaataaaaattagatacaCACTTTttataagcacacacacatacatatatttataaaatactttggTCAGAACGTTCTCCATAAACATAGGTGTAAGAAACACTTAGCCAGGACCCCAGAGACATGTGCACTAGTGACAACTCTACCATAAGCCACTGGAAAACCACTGGAAAGTCATTTAAGCTTTAGTTTCAATTACACAATGTCAAAAGTGAATGATTAAACTGCATAATTCTTAATTAAGGTCCTGTATAGATTGATTACAACCATAAATAATCCAAGGACCGCTGTAGAAATACAGAGACTAAAAACAGagtctaaaaagaaaatatataactaTACCTTACAACGGAGACATGAATGCTGACCAAGCCGATTGCATGAAACACCTATGGAAGATAGATACATCTTTAAATCCTGTCAGTAATTCAgttcttctatttttcctttgtttaccaAAGCACTAAGATTCCTCATTGGGATTAGTGAATTACCAATCACAGTCTCTTAGGTTCAAATTCTATAAAACACACAAGCTCCcaaatctcaaattaaaaattcaatttttatgttACACATTATGCAAAAGTCTAAGGTAAATATGCTAACTAGCTATATACTTTGAGATGCTCTTTGAGaattttctatataaatattACAAGCATTTGATACATATACAcaaggtgtatatatatacacacacacacacacacacaaatgtgtaCAGTATGCGTATGCTGTATGTCTACCTTAGATCAAAGACATTAATTTTATAGTTGAGTACAGGAATTAGCATTTCTTACCAGAAAGAGAAACTAAAGGAAATTATTATCTGGGAGAATATGTCATTTTACTATGATAGTAACTACCATTTAATAAGGACTAAATGCCGGGTTCACACAGGAAGGCTTTATATGGATTCTCATTTCAATTAACCTTTTGAGGAAGAAATTCTCCTCAAAGATAAGGACTATTAACCTGGTCAGCAACACTGGTCCTTGACTGGAAATTACATGAGAATCATGCATGCAGGTTAAATACTGATGCCTGGCACCCACCACAGACTTGTAAGATGGAATATCCAAGGATGAAGTCatggtatttgtatttatttaaaacctCCACAGGTACTTCTGATGTGCACTCCTGTGTAAGAATCATGGGTACCAACTGGCAGGTCCAAACTTGGTTACTGTCACTTATCAGAGGACATTTGGAACTAAGAATAGGGGTAAAGGAGGGGGTTTGGTTGTTGTAACTTGAAAGTGAAAATGATACTTGGTACTAAGGACCAGATATACTACAAGCCTTGCAAAGCCTGAAGCCCACAAAATGAAGAACTGAAACAACCACTGGCCTCCCTGTTGAAACCTTCAGGATTATgtggtttcattttcttctagaaaCAGAAAATTGATATTGAGTTAAATTACCATAAGAGACTACACAAAAAAatgcaatttctttttcatgaacatttataCTATCCAGAATATTAAGCATAAAGAACATCTGAGATTAAGAAAACAAACTTACATTTAAATGTTTCTGCCTCTAAAACCTGGCAGCTGGCTTGATGTTCAAATTGATCATCTTCACAGAGAAAATTATGGCAAAAAGAGCAACTGAATATTCTGCCTCCTattgattaaaaaatgaaaataggataaaactttattgtaaaaatataatatctataaaactgaaaatatagaGCAAATCATTTCAGAGGTACACCAAAATTACACATCAAAATTGAACAGTAATTTTTGTTCTaatgaaaactaaattaaaaactaCTAAAGTTCTTGAAATTGAACTTTAAAAATGTGGGTTCCCTATCTCTCCTGACTACTCATGTAATATAATGCTCGAAGAGGCTACCTACTCTCTACCTGCTTAAGTAAACAGTATCACAGACTATTAATGCTCAGATAAATCCCTTTTCCAATAAATTGAATATCAAAACTGTACTAATAGTTAGGGTTAACAATATCctggaaaaaaacatttttaaatagcatttagAATGTTTATCAGTCAGCTGTCGTTTAGCGCAAAGCTTACTGTTTACATCTTATCACTCACCATGATCCCATACACCTCGTTCACACTCAACACACTCAGCGTCAGTAAGAGGGCAGGCACAGGCATGTGTACTGAGACATTTCCTACCATGGCACACCCAAGCTTCACAGAAGTCACATATTGCACCCTGCaaccaagaaacaagaaaatctattCACTGTCACTTGACCCACTGCAACTGTTATTTAACAAATGGTAACCATAAAAACCACATGCATATAGCAACACATCAACGCTCAATGATAGTAACCtacttttattaaagaaaa from Oryctolagus cuniculus chromosome 8, mOryCun1.1, whole genome shotgun sequence includes:
- the ZNF330 gene encoding zinc finger protein 330, whose translation is MPKKKTGARKKAENRREREKQLRASRSTVDLAKHPCNASMECDKCQRRQKNRAFCYFCNSVQKLPICAQCGKTKCMMKSSDCVIKHAGVYSTGLAMVGAICDFCEAWVCHGRKCLSTHACACPLTDAECVECERGVWDHGGRIFSCSFCHNFLCEDDQFEHQASCQVLEAETFKCVSCNRLGQHSCLRCKACFCDDHTRSKVFKQEKGKQPPCPKCGHETQETKDLSMSTRSLKFGRQAGGEEGDGASGYDAYWKNLSSDKYGESGYHDEEEDEYEAEEDEEEEYEGGKDSDAESSDLFTNLNLGRTYASGYAHYEEQEN